Genomic DNA from Thermogemmatispora onikobensis:
TTCCAGGAAACGCTGCTCATGCTCTGCTATATACGCTTCTATCTGCATCATGATAACTCTTCCTTCCTGAAGCGTCTGCAAGGGAAATCTGCCTGTTATGGTAGCAGGATCAGGCTGGCTTTGTCCAGAGCGAGCTTTCTACCAGCCAGCAATGGGAGGGTTGAGGGGGATCTGCCCTTGCCGCTTCCGGGAGCAGCGCGCAGAATAGAGAGAGAAAGAGGGTTTGGGACTGTTGTGTTTTTGGGTCAGTCAGTCAGTCCCCCTACCACCAGGTGGAACGGGCTGACTGGCTGCTAAGGAAGGAGTTGTCTCGTCTATGTGCGGGCGCTTTACGTTGATTACTGATCTGCAAACGATCGCTGAGGTCTTCGGGGTGCCGGCCACACTGGAGGCTCAGCCACGCTACAATATCGCTCCCTCGCAGGAGGTGGTGGCGATCTTGCATGAGGGAGCGCGCCAGATGGCCTGGCTGCGCTGGGGCCTGATCCCTTCCTGGGCCAGAGAGGAGGCTATCGGCAACCGGATGATTAATGCACGCGCGGAGACGCTGGCCGAGAAGCCGAGCTTTAAGCACTTGCTGCGCTCGCGCCGCTGCCTGGTGGTGGCCGACGGCTTCTATGAGTGGCAGCAGGCCAATGGCACGAAGAGGCCGATGTATGTGACGCTGCGCGATCGCTCTCCTTTCGCTTTCGCCGGCCTGTGGGATCAGTGGAGCGCCGCCGATGGCCGCGTGCTGCGTACGTGCACGATTGTGACGACAGAGCCGAATGCGCTGCTGGCGACAATTCATAATCGGATGCCGGTGATTCTTCCGCGCGAGGCCTGCGAGCGCTGGCTCGATCCGACGCTGCAGGAGGCGGAGGCGCTCTTGCCTTTGCTGCGCCCTTATCCTGCGGAGGAGATGCAGGCCCGCCCGGTCTCGCGCCTGGTCAACGATCCCCACAACGAGGGGGCGGCCTTGCTGGCTTGAGCGCCGGCGCCGCCGACGCCGCGCCTTGCCAGTTGCACACCTGGCTGTCTATAATTGTGCAGAGGAAGAGGGACCCGCTGGGCCGTCAGCTTGCCAGAGCTGCAGGCCCGATCGGGTCCTTGCCTTTGCCTGCCTTCCAGGCAGTGCTGATCAGTATGTCCTTGAGAAAGGAGCGCCTTCGATGGCTTCTGTGTCCGGTACAACCTTGGTGGATCGCGTGCTGCCGGCTCGCTCGCTGTCGCGTTCCGCCGCTCTGCTGCGCGATGGGATACTGGTGCTTGGCTTTAGTGCATTCATGGCCTTATGTGCTCGATTTTCTATTTATATTCCCTGGATTACACCAGTACCGATCACGCTGCAGACGTTGGGTGTGCTGCTGACGGGGGCGGTCCTGGGGAGCCGCCGCGGGGCTTTGGCCCTGCTAGCGTATCTGGCTGAGGGAGCGCTGGGCTTGCCGGTCTTCGCCGGAGGCGCTGGCGGGGCAGCGGTCTTGCTCGGCTATACTGGCGGCTATCTGTGGTCCTATCCGCTGGCAGCCTGGGCTACGGGCTGGCTGTGCGA
This window encodes:
- a CDS encoding SOS response-associated peptidase, with the protein product MCGRFTLITDLQTIAEVFGVPATLEAQPRYNIAPSQEVVAILHEGARQMAWLRWGLIPSWAREEAIGNRMINARAETLAEKPSFKHLLRSRRCLVVADGFYEWQQANGTKRPMYVTLRDRSPFAFAGLWDQWSAADGRVLRTCTIVTTEPNALLATIHNRMPVILPREACERWLDPTLQEAEALLPLLRPYPAEEMQARPVSRLVNDPHNEGAALLA
- a CDS encoding biotin transporter BioY, whose protein sequence is MASVSGTTLVDRVLPARSLSRSAALLRDGILVLGFSAFMALCARFSIYIPWITPVPITLQTLGVLLTGAVLGSRRGALALLAYLAEGALGLPVFAGGAGGAAVLLGYTGGYLWSYPLAAWATGWLCERGLDRRYLTAALAMLPGSLMIYAVGVPWLALVLHLGLGQALLLGMVPFLIGDTLKLLLAAALLPSAWLLLRLGPQRDPGASSR